From a region of the Chitinophaga caseinilytica genome:
- a CDS encoding OmpA family protein yields MKRLNAFVAMAMAGILVFSSCSTWQSMDNTKKGAVIGTGGGAAAGAVIGKAAGNTALGAIIGAAVGGTAGVLIGKKMDKQAEEIKNEVPNATVERVGEGINVTFNSGVLFGFDKSDLTATAKSNIEELAQVLNKYPDTHVRVEGHTDDTGSDSYNYGLSERRAKSVANYLVGQGVSASRVQTFWYGETQPKFPNDSEANRTKNRRVEFSIFANDKMKSDAKNEAGQK; encoded by the coding sequence ATGAAAAGATTGAATGCATTTGTGGCGATGGCGATGGCAGGTATCCTTGTTTTCAGCTCCTGCAGCACGTGGCAGAGCATGGACAATACGAAAAAAGGCGCCGTAATCGGCACCGGCGGCGGCGCTGCTGCCGGCGCGGTGATCGGCAAGGCCGCTGGTAACACCGCCCTGGGCGCCATCATCGGTGCCGCAGTAGGTGGCACTGCCGGTGTGCTCATCGGTAAGAAGATGGACAAACAGGCCGAAGAAATCAAGAACGAAGTACCCAACGCCACCGTAGAACGCGTAGGCGAAGGTATCAACGTTACCTTCAACTCCGGCGTACTGTTCGGCTTCGACAAATCCGACCTTACCGCTACCGCTAAATCCAACATCGAAGAGCTGGCGCAAGTGCTGAACAAATACCCAGACACCCACGTTCGTGTGGAAGGCCATACGGACGACACCGGTTCCGATTCCTACAACTACGGCCTGTCCGAACGCCGGGCAAAATCCGTAGCGAACTACCTCGTTGGCCAGGGCGTTTCCGCTTCCCGCGTGCAGACTTTCTGGTACGGCGAAACCCAGCCTAAATTCCCCAACGACAGCGAAGCCAATCGCACCAAAAACCGTCGTGTGGAATTCTCCATCTTCGCAAACGACAAAATGAAGTCCGACGCGAAGAACGAAGCTGGTCAGAAATAA
- the prfA gene encoding peptide chain release factor 1 gives MIDKLEAIKGRYEQVSMALTNPEVVSDNKQFSKLSKEYRQLEKIVKAYEAYRKLLEAIAFNREVLESGDEEMRELAKEETEGLAEQKDQMEADIRNLLIPKDPQDEKNAILEIRGGTGGDEAALFAGDLLRMYLRYCENKGWKTSIMNENTGGAGGYKEVVVEVSGDDVYGTLKFESGVHRVQRVPATEASGRVHTSAATVAVLPEAEEVDVDVREADIKMDTFRSSGAGGQHVNKTESAVRLTHIPTGVVVECQEGRSQHSNRDIAMRMLRTRIYEAAVRKHEDAIASQRKSLVSTGDRSAKIRTYNYPQGRVTDHRIGMTVYNLDAFMNGEVDEMIQALQFAENAEKMKTGDQMGV, from the coding sequence ATGATAGATAAACTGGAAGCCATCAAAGGCCGATACGAACAAGTTTCCATGGCGCTTACCAACCCCGAGGTAGTGAGCGATAACAAACAATTCAGCAAGCTGAGCAAGGAATACCGCCAGCTGGAAAAGATCGTAAAGGCCTACGAAGCTTATCGCAAGCTCCTCGAAGCCATCGCCTTCAACCGCGAAGTGCTCGAAAGCGGCGACGAGGAAATGCGCGAGCTGGCCAAGGAAGAAACCGAAGGCCTGGCGGAACAGAAAGACCAGATGGAGGCCGATATCCGGAACCTCCTCATCCCGAAAGACCCGCAAGACGAGAAAAACGCCATCCTCGAGATCCGCGGCGGCACGGGGGGCGACGAAGCCGCCCTTTTCGCCGGCGATCTCCTCCGCATGTACCTCCGTTACTGCGAGAACAAAGGCTGGAAAACGTCTATCATGAACGAAAACACCGGCGGCGCAGGCGGCTACAAGGAAGTAGTGGTCGAAGTTTCCGGTGATGATGTATACGGGACCCTCAAGTTCGAATCCGGCGTTCACCGCGTACAGCGCGTGCCCGCCACCGAGGCCTCCGGCCGTGTGCACACCTCCGCCGCTACCGTAGCAGTGCTGCCCGAAGCGGAAGAAGTGGACGTAGACGTTCGGGAAGCCGATATCAAGATGGACACCTTCCGGTCTTCCGGCGCGGGTGGCCAGCACGTAAACAAAACCGAATCGGCCGTTCGCCTCACCCACATCCCCACCGGCGTGGTGGTGGAATGCCAGGAAGGCCGCAGCCAGCACTCCAACCGCGACATCGCCATGCGCATGCTCCGGACCCGCATTTACGAAGCGGCCGTCCGCAAGCATGAAGACGCCATCGCTTCGCAACGTAAATCACTGGTTTCCACGGGCGACCGCTCCGCGAAAATCCGTACGTACAACTATCCCCAGGGCCGCGTGACCGATCACCGTATCGGTATGACCGTCTATAACCTCGACGCTTTCATGAACGGCGAGGTCGATGAAATGATCCAGGCCCTCCAGTTCGCTGAAAACGCAGAGAAAATGAAGACCGGCGACCAGATGGGCGTATAG
- a CDS encoding amidohydrolase family protein: MIKITADDIFDGRKFHGPDRALVLDEHATVSALVPRSWVGEDFVKVDGILCPGFINTHCHLELSHMKGSVPEGTGLPAFLTAVMENRTPPAADVLHSAIDAAAEAMRQEGTVAVGDIANTAATVSVKRRTAHQTEWHTFVECMGVADAFAPQRLEHSMAVLAQFRQAQLPAALVPHAPYSVSPTLFRLINGLKSNGTISIHNQESAAENELFRHKTGPFLQFYRHFNMDASSIGGTASNSLPAFIPYFDQGQTMLLVHNTFTNRQDVEAALAREGETYWCLCPNANLYIEGMLPDVDMLLEMPGVTITLGTDSLASNHQLSIWREIETLRGKFPHIPLETMLQWATLNGAMALGIDDRFGSFEKGKTPGVVQITGNTSRILDPKSLFA; this comes from the coding sequence ATGATCAAGATTACAGCAGATGATATATTCGACGGGAGAAAGTTTCATGGCCCCGACCGGGCGTTGGTGCTGGACGAGCACGCCACCGTTTCGGCGCTCGTTCCGCGCTCGTGGGTGGGGGAAGATTTCGTGAAAGTGGATGGGATACTTTGCCCGGGGTTCATCAACACCCACTGTCATCTTGAACTGTCGCACATGAAAGGTTCCGTGCCCGAGGGCACCGGCCTCCCCGCTTTCCTGACGGCCGTCATGGAAAACCGCACCCCTCCCGCCGCCGACGTCCTCCATTCCGCCATAGACGCCGCCGCCGAGGCCATGCGCCAGGAAGGGACCGTAGCCGTGGGAGACATCGCCAACACCGCCGCCACCGTGTCCGTCAAACGGCGAACGGCCCACCAGACCGAGTGGCACACCTTCGTGGAATGCATGGGCGTCGCCGACGCATTCGCCCCACAGCGCCTGGAACACTCCATGGCCGTACTGGCCCAGTTCCGCCAGGCACAACTGCCGGCGGCCCTCGTCCCCCATGCGCCCTATTCCGTGTCGCCCACCCTGTTCCGCCTCATCAACGGCCTCAAAAGCAACGGCACCATCAGCATCCACAACCAGGAATCCGCCGCCGAAAACGAATTATTCCGTCACAAAACCGGCCCATTCCTTCAATTTTACCGTCATTTCAATATGGACGCTTCTTCTATCGGGGGAACCGCGTCCAACAGCCTGCCCGCCTTTATCCCGTATTTCGACCAGGGGCAAACGATGCTCCTCGTCCATAATACCTTCACCAACCGGCAAGACGTGGAAGCCGCGCTGGCGCGGGAGGGCGAAACCTACTGGTGCCTCTGTCCCAACGCCAATCTCTATATCGAAGGCATGCTGCCGGATGTGGACATGCTCCTGGAAATGCCCGGGGTAACGATCACACTGGGGACAGACAGTCTTGCATCCAACCACCAGCTTTCCATCTGGCGCGAAATCGAAACCCTCCGCGGAAAATTCCCGCACATCCCGCTGGAAACCATGCTGCAATGGGCTACCCTCAATGGCGCGATGGCACTGGGGATCGACGACCGGTTCGGCAGTTTCGAAAAAGGAAAAACACCCGGCGTTGTCCAGATTACCGGAAATACCTCCCGCATCCTCGACCCGAAATCGCTATTTGCGTAG
- a CDS encoding mechanosensitive ion channel family protein: MNEFLNQQFFENSIRNYLIVAGIILFVVLIRRYLSKSLAAGLYKLIRHWSPAIGQKEFVELLLKPIEYFLVMVAVIMASNHLVFPEALNIVVFNRAEPFTLKMLLALVLKIVLSMTFIMILLRLIDFFALILEKKAGLTHDKTDDQFVIFFRDFFKAIVYIIGAMILINILFGKELVDKLVAGLGIGAAALALAAKESIENLIGSFIIFSDKPFRVGDSVKVDNFQGTVEKIGLRSTRIRTLEKTFVTVPNKKMVDSVLDNLSLRTQQRVAMKLELAGDTPPAAVLAVVKDLQAFLKAQPDVEPGFNVNLHDFGKDSILLQLIYMTNILDGTPYLELRERVNLEALRILEKHGARLAMKESA, encoded by the coding sequence ATGAATGAATTCCTGAACCAACAGTTTTTCGAAAACTCCATTCGCAACTATCTCATCGTTGCGGGCATCATCCTTTTCGTTGTCCTCATCCGGCGATATTTGTCCAAAAGCCTCGCCGCCGGGTTGTACAAGCTCATCCGCCACTGGTCTCCCGCCATCGGGCAGAAAGAATTCGTGGAGCTGCTGCTCAAGCCGATCGAATATTTCCTGGTGATGGTGGCCGTGATCATGGCCAGCAACCACCTCGTGTTCCCCGAAGCGCTGAACATCGTCGTGTTCAACCGCGCCGAGCCTTTCACGCTGAAAATGCTCCTGGCACTCGTGCTGAAAATCGTGCTGAGCATGACGTTCATCATGATCCTGCTGCGCCTCATCGATTTCTTCGCGCTCATCCTGGAAAAGAAAGCCGGCCTCACGCACGATAAAACCGACGACCAGTTCGTCATCTTCTTCCGCGATTTCTTCAAAGCGATCGTTTACATTATCGGGGCGATGATCCTCATCAACATACTTTTCGGGAAAGAGCTGGTAGACAAGCTGGTGGCGGGCCTTGGCATCGGTGCGGCCGCCCTTGCCCTCGCCGCCAAGGAAAGCATCGAGAACCTCATCGGCTCGTTCATCATCTTTTCGGACAAACCATTCCGTGTAGGCGACAGCGTTAAGGTCGACAATTTCCAGGGAACGGTGGAAAAGATCGGATTGCGCAGCACCCGCATCCGCACGCTGGAAAAGACTTTCGTGACCGTTCCGAATAAAAAGATGGTAGACAGCGTGCTCGACAACCTGTCGCTCCGCACGCAGCAGCGCGTGGCCATGAAGCTGGAGCTCGCGGGCGATACGCCTCCTGCTGCCGTGCTGGCCGTGGTGAAAGACCTCCAGGCTTTCCTGAAGGCGCAACCTGACGTGGAGCCCGGTTTCAACGTGAACCTCCACGATTTCGGCAAAGATTCCATCCTCCTGCAACTCATTTACATGACCAATATCCTCGACGGCACGCCGTACCTGGAGCTGCGCGAGCGCGTGAACCTGGAAGCATTGCGCATCCTGGAAAAGCACGGTGCGCGCCTGGCTATGAAGGAAAGCGCATAA
- a CDS encoding M23 family metallopeptidase — protein MKKVKYFYNTQTLKYEKLVVSVKVKVLRILGFLSAAIVTGMLFLTVSYRFLDSPKETMLRRDLDNMQEEYNTLQDQVKELKGQLGELQHRDNEIYRVIFEAAPIPDSVRAGQDEKSKENLALSTKPESEIIAATKKMLAEIGNRVQLQEKSYLQIEDLIKNKQKMLASIPAIQPVANKDLDRIASGFGYRIDPIYKTVKFHSGLDFTAPSGTPIYATGDGTIEESSLSDVGYGNHVVVNHGYGYKSLYGHMVRIKAKRGQAVKRGDILGWVGSTGKSTGPHCHYEVMKNGVKVDPVYFFYNDLTPEQFDRMLKIARSGNQSFD, from the coding sequence ATGAAGAAAGTCAAATATTTTTATAATACTCAAACGCTTAAATACGAAAAGCTCGTAGTCTCCGTCAAGGTAAAAGTCCTCCGGATCCTCGGCTTCCTGTCTGCCGCCATCGTCACCGGCATGCTGTTCCTCACCGTCTCTTACCGGTTCCTCGATTCCCCCAAGGAAACGATGCTCCGCCGCGACCTCGATAATATGCAGGAGGAATATAACACCCTGCAAGACCAGGTCAAGGAACTGAAAGGGCAGCTGGGCGAGCTGCAGCACCGCGACAACGAGATTTACCGCGTCATCTTCGAAGCCGCTCCCATCCCGGATAGCGTACGGGCGGGGCAAGACGAGAAATCCAAAGAAAACCTCGCCCTGTCCACCAAACCCGAAAGCGAGATCATCGCCGCTACCAAAAAAATGCTCGCCGAAATCGGGAACCGCGTCCAGCTCCAGGAAAAATCCTACCTCCAGATCGAAGATCTTATCAAGAACAAACAAAAGATGCTCGCCTCCATCCCGGCCATCCAGCCTGTGGCCAACAAAGACCTCGACAGGATCGCGTCCGGGTTCGGCTATCGCATCGACCCTATCTATAAAACCGTAAAATTCCACTCCGGCCTCGATTTCACCGCTCCTTCCGGCACACCCATTTATGCCACGGGCGATGGTACCATCGAAGAATCCAGCCTCAGCGACGTTGGCTACGGCAACCACGTGGTGGTGAACCACGGCTATGGCTATAAATCGCTCTACGGCCACATGGTGCGCATCAAAGCCAAGCGCGGCCAGGCCGTGAAACGGGGAGACATCCTCGGCTGGGTGGGCAGCACCGGCAAATCTACCGGTCCGCACTGCCACTACGAAGTGATGAAAAACGGGGTGAAAGTAGACCCTGTGTACTTCTTTTATAATGATCTTACTCCCGAGCAATTCGACCGTATGTTGAAGATCGCGCGTTCCGGCAACCAATCTTTCGATTAA
- the alaS gene encoding alanine--tRNA ligase — protein MTAAQIRQQFLDFFVSKGHHIVPSAPIVLKNDPTLMFTNAGMNQFKDIFLGNKQPQWTRVADTQKCLRVSGKHNDLEEVGIDTYHHTMFEMLGNWSFGDYFKEEAIAWSWELLTEVYKLPKDRLYVTVFEGSEAENLPMDAEAFDFWKRHIAEDRILLGNKKDNFWEMGETGPCGPCTEIHVDCRTDAERAAVPGKELVNNDHPQVIEIWNNVFMQFNRMKDRSLVPLPAQHVDTGMGFERLVRVIQGKQSNYDTDVFTPLIRATEQLCGKKYGQTEKTDIAFRVIADHIRAISFTIADGQLPANTGAGYEIRKILRRGVRYYNSFLDVTQPLLHELVPVLAEEFKNVFPELHQQTDFVKRIIFEEETSFLRTLDSGLGRLEGILADSKDKTLAGAVAFELFDTYGFPFDLTRLIASEKGFTVDEAGFKSELQKQKERSRAATKLDMGDWSVLDEQPSGVFVGYTELATDAKVLKYRQITAKGKDQYQIVLDKTPFYAESGGQVGDTGTLYFGDEAIAVTDTKKENDLIVHFTDHLPAHPEAAVKAEVDALKRRDIARHHSATHLLHAALRQVLGTHVAQKGSLVNAEYLRFDFSHFAKVTDEELASIEAIVNEKIRENIPVIIREMPRDEAMKLGAMALFGEKYGDTVRVVTIDPQYSLELCGGTHVGHTGELGLFKFLSEGAVAAGVRRVEAVTGAKAEAYVNEQIAQLKEIKAAIKNPKEPAKAVETLVAEKSALEKQLAALELKQVQQAAASLPQQAETVNGVQFIGAVVDASSADAVRLYANVLKDLLTAPFAAVLCANVGGKAQVTVLLSDDLVKDKGLNAQKIIKEQVAGLIKGGGGGQPSMANAGGQDVSQFPTVIEKVKSIL, from the coding sequence ATGACCGCAGCCCAGATCAGGCAACAGTTCCTGGATTTTTTCGTGTCCAAGGGGCACCACATCGTCCCTTCCGCACCGATCGTACTGAAAAACGACCCCACGCTGATGTTCACCAACGCGGGGATGAACCAGTTCAAAGACATTTTTCTTGGTAACAAGCAGCCGCAGTGGACGCGCGTCGCGGACACCCAGAAGTGCCTCCGCGTGAGCGGCAAGCATAACGACCTGGAAGAAGTGGGGATAGACACCTATCACCATACCATGTTCGAGATGCTGGGGAACTGGAGCTTCGGGGATTATTTCAAGGAAGAGGCCATCGCCTGGAGCTGGGAATTGCTGACGGAGGTGTACAAACTCCCGAAAGACCGCCTGTACGTTACCGTTTTCGAAGGCAGCGAGGCGGAAAACCTGCCCATGGACGCTGAAGCTTTCGATTTCTGGAAGCGCCACATCGCGGAAGACCGCATCCTGCTGGGCAATAAAAAGGATAATTTCTGGGAGATGGGCGAAACCGGCCCCTGCGGCCCCTGCACCGAAATCCATGTGGATTGCCGGACAGACGCCGAAAGAGCCGCCGTTCCCGGGAAAGAACTCGTGAACAACGACCATCCGCAGGTAATCGAGATCTGGAATAACGTATTCATGCAGTTCAACCGCATGAAAGACCGTTCCCTCGTGCCCCTGCCCGCCCAGCACGTAGACACCGGCATGGGCTTTGAGCGGCTGGTACGCGTGATCCAGGGCAAACAGTCCAATTACGATACCGATGTTTTCACGCCGCTCATCCGCGCCACAGAGCAACTTTGCGGCAAAAAATACGGTCAGACCGAAAAAACCGATATCGCTTTCCGCGTGATCGCCGATCACATCCGGGCCATATCCTTTACCATCGCCGACGGGCAGCTGCCTGCCAATACGGGGGCCGGTTATGAGATCCGGAAGATCCTTCGCCGCGGGGTACGTTATTACAACTCCTTCCTCGATGTGACGCAGCCGCTGCTCCATGAGCTCGTTCCCGTCCTGGCCGAAGAATTCAAAAACGTGTTCCCGGAATTGCACCAGCAGACCGATTTCGTGAAACGCATCATTTTCGAAGAAGAAACGAGCTTCCTTCGCACCCTCGATAGCGGTTTGGGCCGTCTGGAAGGCATCCTGGCCGATTCGAAAGATAAAACCCTCGCTGGCGCCGTTGCCTTCGAACTGTTTGATACTTACGGCTTTCCGTTCGATCTCACCCGTCTTATCGCTTCCGAAAAAGGATTTACTGTAGACGAGGCAGGCTTCAAATCTGAGCTGCAAAAACAAAAAGAGCGTTCCCGCGCCGCCACCAAGCTCGATATGGGCGACTGGAGCGTACTGGACGAGCAGCCTTCCGGCGTTTTCGTGGGCTATACCGAACTGGCGACGGACGCTAAAGTGCTGAAATACCGTCAAATCACGGCGAAAGGTAAAGACCAGTACCAGATCGTGCTCGACAAAACCCCCTTCTACGCCGAATCCGGCGGCCAGGTGGGCGACACCGGCACCTTGTACTTCGGGGACGAAGCCATTGCCGTTACCGATACCAAAAAGGAAAACGACCTCATCGTTCATTTCACCGATCACTTGCCGGCCCATCCGGAAGCGGCGGTCAAAGCTGAAGTAGACGCGCTCAAGCGCCGGGACATCGCCCGTCACCACTCCGCCACCCACTTGCTGCACGCGGCCCTTCGCCAGGTGCTGGGCACGCATGTGGCGCAGAAAGGCTCGCTGGTGAACGCGGAATATCTCCGCTTCGACTTCTCCCATTTCGCCAAAGTGACCGACGAAGAGCTGGCCTCCATCGAAGCGATCGTGAACGAAAAAATCCGGGAAAACATCCCCGTGATCATCCGCGAAATGCCCCGCGACGAAGCCATGAAACTGGGCGCTATGGCGCTTTTCGGCGAGAAATACGGAGACACCGTTCGTGTGGTGACCATCGATCCTCAATATTCCCTCGAACTTTGCGGCGGCACGCACGTTGGCCATACGGGCGAGCTCGGCCTTTTCAAATTCCTCTCCGAAGGCGCTGTTGCAGCCGGCGTGAGAAGGGTGGAAGCCGTAACCGGCGCCAAAGCGGAAGCATACGTTAATGAACAGATAGCGCAGTTGAAGGAAATTAAAGCTGCGATCAAAAACCCGAAAGAGCCCGCCAAAGCCGTGGAAACGCTCGTTGCCGAAAAATCGGCCCTCGAAAAGCAGCTTGCTGCCCTCGAACTGAAACAGGTGCAACAGGCCGCGGCCAGCCTCCCGCAACAGGCGGAAACCGTGAACGGCGTTCAGTTCATCGGGGCCGTGGTAGATGCTTCCAGCGCAGATGCGGTAAGGCTTTACGCCAACGTCCTGAAAGACCTGCTGACCGCGCCCTTCGCGGCCGTGCTCTGCGCCAACGTCGGCGGCAAAGCGCAGGTGACGGTCCTCCTGTCTGACGACCTCGTGAAAGACAAAGGCCTCAACGCGCAGAAGATCATCAAAGAACAGGTTGCCGGCCTCATCAAAGGCGGCGGCGGCGGACAGCCCTCCATGGCCAATGCCGGCGGGCAAGACGTCAGCCAGTTCCCGACGGTCATCGAAAAAGTGAAAAGTATCCTCTGA
- a CDS encoding PDZ domain-containing protein has translation MRKLLFSGSTLLLACTLASTAVSAQDGRGHKLGEYDEIIIKRKGETQNAKVTVEIKDGEVYVDGKPIREYEGDGLSVKRRVIIPRNGNFPDQAPENLLEDAIRPGAAVLGVITEKSTAAGATVTEVAENSAAAKAGLKAGDVITKVNEVKISEPQDLFETIGKLQPGDEVTVLYLRDKKEQKAKAKLQPRDSAEDTMRGRRFRNPRMLDDEPRVFQMPRGFDDLFNPNAQAKLGLQVQDREENDGATVQSIDKESAAEKAGFKTGDVILSIDGQTVKNAREVVAGYRGAKDKSSIAFNIRRNGKTETLTVKVPRKLRSENL, from the coding sequence ATGCGCAAACTCCTTTTTTCCGGCAGCACCCTTCTCCTCGCTTGTACCCTGGCATCGACCGCGGTATCCGCACAAGACGGGCGCGGCCATAAATTGGGAGAATATGATGAGATCATCATCAAACGCAAAGGCGAAACGCAAAACGCGAAAGTAACCGTAGAGATCAAAGACGGCGAAGTGTACGTGGATGGCAAACCCATCCGGGAATACGAGGGCGACGGACTTTCTGTGAAACGCCGCGTCATCATACCGCGCAACGGCAATTTCCCCGACCAGGCGCCCGAAAACCTCCTGGAAGACGCCATCAGGCCGGGTGCGGCAGTGCTGGGCGTGATCACTGAAAAATCCACCGCAGCAGGTGCCACCGTTACAGAAGTAGCGGAAAACAGCGCCGCGGCCAAAGCTGGCCTCAAAGCCGGGGACGTGATCACGAAAGTCAACGAAGTCAAGATCTCCGAGCCCCAGGACCTTTTCGAAACCATCGGAAAACTCCAGCCCGGCGACGAAGTGACCGTTCTCTATCTCCGCGACAAAAAAGAACAAAAAGCGAAAGCCAAATTACAACCGCGGGATAGTGCAGAAGACACGATGCGTGGCCGCCGTTTCCGCAATCCGCGCATGCTCGACGACGAGCCCCGCGTGTTCCAGATGCCCCGTGGCTTCGACGACCTGTTCAACCCCAACGCTCAGGCCAAACTGGGCCTTCAGGTGCAAGACCGCGAAGAAAATGATGGCGCTACCGTTCAATCTATCGATAAAGAATCCGCCGCCGAAAAAGCCGGGTTCAAAACCGGCGATGTCATCCTATCCATCGATGGCCAGACCGTAAAAAACGCACGCGAAGTGGTGGCCGGTTATCGCGGAGCGAAAGATAAATCCAGCATCGCATTCAACATCCGGCGCAACGGTAAAACCGAAACACTCACGGTAAAAGTGCCGCGCAAACTGCGGTCAGAAAATTTGTAA
- a CDS encoding aldehyde dehydrogenase, which produces MAAIQDIHQAQRRFFDSGATRSLQFRKSALKQLKKSLKRHEEAILAALRADLRKAPVEAFGSEVGLLYDEIDHTLTNLRQWMRPQPVSSPLMHYPSSSTVYREPKGLTLLIGPWNYPFQLVVNPLIGAVAAGNCAIVKPSELAPATEAVVAKVIADAFAPEHVTTVLGDGAKVVPEIMAYRFDHVFFTGSIPVGRKILEMAAPHLTPVTLELGGKSPCVVDAGADIKTAAKRIVWGKCWNAGQTCIAPDYVLADKKIMPQLLEALRDAVTKFYGEDPAKSPDYPRIINERQFDRLSGYLADGTVFSGGQSDRADKYIAPTILTDIKPDAKVMKEEIFGPILPVIPYSGTDEAVKIIAANPYPLSLYIFTKSSRTAKTLVEKVAFGGGCINNTLVHFTNLEMPFGGIGPSGMGRYHGKYSFDEFTHVKGVMKTGTWLDVPVKYPPFGNKLKMLKMLQK; this is translated from the coding sequence ATGGCTGCTATCCAAGATATTCACCAGGCCCAGCGCCGCTTTTTCGACTCCGGGGCCACCCGTTCCCTGCAATTCCGCAAATCCGCCCTCAAGCAACTGAAAAAATCCCTCAAACGGCATGAAGAAGCCATTCTGGCCGCGCTCCGCGCTGATCTCCGGAAAGCGCCGGTAGAGGCTTTTGGCAGCGAAGTAGGGCTTTTGTACGACGAAATCGATCATACCCTCACCAATCTCCGCCAGTGGATGCGCCCCCAACCGGTCAGCTCCCCGCTCATGCATTACCCTTCGTCCAGCACGGTGTACCGCGAGCCCAAGGGACTGACGCTCCTCATCGGCCCCTGGAATTACCCTTTCCAGCTGGTGGTGAATCCGCTCATCGGGGCGGTGGCGGCGGGCAATTGCGCCATCGTGAAGCCCTCCGAGCTGGCGCCCGCCACGGAAGCCGTGGTAGCCAAAGTGATCGCAGACGCGTTTGCGCCGGAGCACGTGACCACCGTTTTGGGCGATGGCGCCAAAGTGGTGCCGGAGATCATGGCCTACCGGTTCGATCATGTCTTTTTTACCGGCAGCATCCCCGTGGGCCGGAAAATCCTGGAAATGGCAGCGCCCCACCTCACGCCGGTAACGCTGGAACTGGGCGGGAAAAGCCCCTGCGTGGTAGACGCCGGCGCCGATATTAAAACCGCTGCAAAAAGGATCGTGTGGGGGAAATGCTGGAACGCCGGACAAACATGCATCGCGCCGGATTATGTGCTGGCCGATAAAAAAATAATGCCGCAATTGCTCGAAGCCCTGCGCGACGCCGTCACGAAATTCTATGGCGAGGATCCCGCCAAAAGCCCCGATTATCCGCGCATCATCAACGAACGGCAGTTCGACCGGCTCTCGGGCTACCTGGCGGATGGCACCGTGTTTTCCGGTGGACAGTCCGACCGGGCCGACAAGTACATCGCCCCGACCATCCTGACCGACATAAAGCCGGATGCGAAGGTGATGAAAGAAGAAATTTTCGGGCCCATTCTGCCGGTGATCCCATACAGTGGCACCGACGAAGCGGTGAAGATCATCGCCGCCAATCCATATCCGCTATCGCTGTACATTTTCACCAAAAGTTCGCGTACTGCGAAAACGCTTGTGGAGAAAGTGGCTTTCGGCGGCGGTTGTATCAACAATACGCTGGTGCATTTCACGAACCTGGAGATGCCGTTCGGCGGGATTGGCCCCAGTGGCATGGGACGCTATCACGGGAAGTACAGTTTCGACGAGTTCACGCATGTGAAGGGCGTGATGAAAACGGGTACCTGGCTGGATGTTCCGGTGAAATATCCGCCGTTCGGGAATAAACTGAAAATGCTGAAGATGCTGCAGAAATAG